The Saccharopolyspora gloriosae genome window below encodes:
- a CDS encoding MFS transporter gives MSTKQQRRPHVRAVIGGSIGNLVEWYDWFVYASFALYFAGRFFPEGDATAQLMNTAAVFAVGFLARPLGGWLLGRVADRRGRKFGLTLSVSMMSVSALMIAVAPTHDRAGYLGAVVLLVARVLQGLSVGGEYAASASYLTEASLRGHRGLGSSFQYVSVTLGQLLGLAVLMVLQATLTEAELTAWGWRIPFIIGAVAAVVVFYLRRGLHETDAYREEAAHDDTERRGTMREVWRHRRAALLVFALTIGGSVAFYTYTTYLTKYLANSVGLSKSDATLVMFCALCLFTVLLPVGGALSDRVGRRPVLIFFGVGTTLGTYPILTAMQRWPSVGVALALTMLALTVVCGYSSVNACVKAELFPTSVRTVGVAIPYSLAQALFGGTAEYIALAFRDAGHEHYFFFYVSGCALFSLVVYLAMPETRTAALSRTELDADEERVA, from the coding sequence ATGAGCACGAAACAGCAACGACGACCCCACGTGCGGGCGGTGATCGGCGGCTCGATCGGCAACCTGGTCGAGTGGTACGACTGGTTCGTCTACGCCAGCTTCGCGCTGTACTTCGCCGGGCGGTTCTTCCCGGAGGGCGACGCGACGGCGCAGTTGATGAACACGGCGGCGGTGTTCGCGGTCGGTTTCCTGGCCCGCCCGCTCGGCGGGTGGCTGCTGGGCCGAGTCGCCGACCGGCGAGGCCGGAAGTTCGGGCTCACCTTGTCGGTGAGCATGATGTCGGTGAGCGCGCTGATGATCGCCGTCGCGCCCACCCACGACCGCGCCGGATACCTCGGCGCCGTCGTCCTGCTCGTCGCCCGCGTGCTGCAGGGCCTGAGCGTCGGCGGCGAGTACGCGGCCAGCGCCTCCTACCTCACGGAGGCCTCGCTTCGCGGGCATCGCGGGCTCGGTTCCAGCTTCCAGTACGTGTCGGTGACGCTGGGCCAGCTGCTGGGGCTGGCCGTGCTCATGGTGCTGCAGGCGACGCTGACCGAGGCGGAGCTGACGGCGTGGGGCTGGCGGATCCCGTTCATCATCGGGGCGGTCGCCGCGGTCGTGGTGTTCTACCTGCGCCGCGGCCTGCACGAGACCGACGCCTACCGGGAGGAAGCGGCGCACGACGACACCGAACGGCGCGGCACGATGCGGGAGGTGTGGCGGCACCGGCGGGCGGCGCTGCTGGTGTTCGCGCTGACCATCGGCGGCAGCGTCGCGTTCTACACCTACACGACCTACCTGACGAAGTACCTGGCGAACTCCGTCGGTCTGTCCAAATCGGACGCGACGCTGGTGATGTTCTGCGCGCTGTGCCTGTTCACCGTGCTGCTGCCGGTGGGCGGGGCGCTGTCGGACCGGGTCGGGCGCCGGCCGGTGCTGATCTTCTTCGGCGTCGGCACCACGCTGGGCACCTATCCGATCCTCACCGCGATGCAGCGCTGGCCGTCGGTCGGTGTCGCGCTGGCGCTGACGATGCTGGCGCTGACCGTCGTGTGCGGCTACTCCTCGGTGAACGCGTGCGTGAAGGCGGAGCTGTTCCCCACCAGCGTGCGCACGGTCGGCGTGGCGATCCCGTATTCGCTGGCGCAGGCGCTGTTCGGCGGCACCGCCGAGTACATCGCGCTGGCGTTCCGCGACGCGGGCCACGAGCACTACTTCTTCTTCTACGTCTCGGGATGCGCGCTGTTCTCGCTCGTCGTGTACCTGGCGATGCCCGAGACGCGGACCGCGGCGCTGAGCAGGACCGAACTCGACGCGGACGAGGAGCGGGTGGCATGA
- a CDS encoding crotonase/enoyl-CoA hydratase family protein, with translation MTYQQISYEVHEQVATITLNRPEKLNAFTDVMRRELLGAFDATDADDEVRAVILTGAGRAFCAGADLSSGAGTFDYDSRDPESRATGLTEDGVPRDGGGTCSLRIAASKKPVIAAVNGAAVGVGATMLLPADIRLAGAAARFGFVFARRGLVPEAASTWFLPRLVGISQAMEWAATGRIFDATEAKSGGLVSRVVPAADLLATARELAAEIVHNTAPVSVAATRRLMWSMLSADNPFEAHRLDSRAIHGLGASPDAAEGVSSFLEKRPADFPGRVTTDFPDYLPPWP, from the coding sequence TTGACCTACCAGCAGATTTCCTACGAGGTGCACGAGCAGGTCGCCACGATCACGTTGAACCGCCCCGAGAAGCTCAACGCGTTCACCGACGTGATGCGCCGCGAACTGCTCGGCGCCTTCGACGCCACCGACGCCGACGACGAGGTGCGCGCGGTGATCCTCACCGGCGCGGGACGGGCGTTCTGCGCCGGCGCCGACCTCAGCAGCGGCGCGGGCACGTTCGACTACGACTCCCGAGACCCGGAGTCGCGGGCGACGGGCCTGACCGAGGACGGCGTGCCGCGCGACGGCGGCGGCACCTGCTCGCTGCGCATCGCGGCATCGAAGAAACCGGTGATCGCCGCCGTCAACGGCGCCGCGGTCGGGGTGGGCGCGACGATGCTGCTGCCCGCCGACATCCGCCTCGCAGGTGCGGCCGCCCGGTTCGGGTTCGTGTTCGCCCGCCGCGGACTGGTGCCGGAGGCGGCCTCCACGTGGTTCCTGCCGCGCCTGGTCGGCATCTCGCAGGCGATGGAGTGGGCCGCGACCGGCCGCATCTTCGACGCGACCGAGGCGAAGTCCGGCGGCCTGGTCTCCCGCGTGGTCCCGGCCGCGGACCTGCTCGCCACCGCGCGGGAGCTCGCGGCGGAGATCGTGCACAACACCGCTCCGGTGTCGGTCGCCGCGACCAGGCGGTTGATGTGGAGCATGCTCAGCGCGGACAACCCCTTCGAGGCGCACCGCCTCGATTCCCGCGCCATCCACGGCCTCGGCGCGAGCCCGGACGCGGCCGAAGGCGTGTCCTCGTTCCTGGAGAAGCGCCCCGCCGACTTCCCAGGCAGGGTCACCACCGACTTCCCGGACTACCTCCCGCCTTGGCCGTGA
- a CDS encoding acyl-CoA dehydrogenase family protein produces the protein MRLVLTGQQEDLRTAVRDFLADQAGPERVRDVLETADGFDRVLWRRAGAELGVLGLVVAEEHGGAGAGHVERSVVAEELGATLVPSPFLASAVLAVDVLNAVDDVGMRERYLPPLAAGELIGTVAHGAEAAERDGGWRLDGRLAPVISGDVADVVLVHAATPDGTGWFALDTTASGVHRTTLRALDPTRRLARLDLSGARATRLDTADPDAVRSSVDDLAAVALAAEQVGGMRRVLEMTTEYAKVRVQFGRRIGSYQGVKHALADLHGSWEQAVSVLRHAAWAADEDPDELPIAAAVAQVFCAPAAFRAAADGVVLHGGIGYTWEHDAHLYYKRAKTSEVLFGSERDRRLRLADLMGV, from the coding sequence ATGCGATTGGTGTTGACCGGACAGCAGGAGGACCTGCGCACGGCGGTGCGCGACTTCCTCGCCGACCAGGCCGGGCCTGAGCGGGTCCGGGACGTGCTGGAGACCGCCGACGGGTTCGACCGGGTGCTGTGGCGACGTGCCGGCGCGGAGCTCGGCGTGCTCGGGCTCGTCGTCGCCGAGGAGCACGGCGGAGCGGGCGCGGGGCACGTCGAGCGGTCCGTCGTGGCGGAGGAACTCGGCGCCACGCTGGTGCCGTCCCCGTTCCTCGCCTCGGCGGTGCTGGCGGTCGACGTGCTCAACGCCGTCGACGACGTCGGGATGCGGGAGCGGTACCTGCCGCCGCTGGCGGCGGGGGAGCTCATCGGCACCGTCGCGCACGGCGCCGAGGCCGCCGAACGCGACGGTGGCTGGCGGTTGGACGGCAGGCTCGCACCGGTGATCTCCGGTGACGTGGCCGATGTGGTGCTGGTGCACGCCGCGACGCCGGACGGCACCGGCTGGTTCGCCCTCGACACGACGGCGTCCGGAGTGCACCGCACGACCTTGCGCGCCCTCGACCCGACCCGGCGGCTCGCCCGGCTCGACCTCTCGGGCGCTCGCGCGACGCGACTGGACACGGCCGACCCGGACGCGGTGCGGTCAAGCGTGGACGACCTGGCCGCGGTGGCGCTGGCCGCCGAGCAGGTGGGCGGGATGCGCCGCGTGCTGGAGATGACCACCGAGTACGCGAAGGTCCGGGTGCAGTTCGGCAGGCGGATCGGCTCCTACCAGGGCGTGAAGCACGCGCTGGCGGACCTCCACGGCTCCTGGGAGCAGGCGGTCTCCGTGCTGCGCCACGCCGCGTGGGCCGCCGACGAGGACCCGGACGAGCTGCCGATCGCCGCCGCCGTCGCGCAGGTCTTCTGCGCTCCGGCCGCGTTCCGGGCGGCGGCCGACGGTGTCGTGCTGCACGGCGGCATCGGCTACACCTGGGAGCACGACGCGCACCTGTACTACAAGCGCGCCAAGACCTCCGAGGTCCTTTTCGGCTCGGAACGGGACCGGCGGCTGCGGCTGGCGGACCTGATGGGCGTGTAG
- a CDS encoding acyl-CoA dehydrogenase family protein gives MTERTELRRQVRDLCRSRRDEGRYRPRADAWLRSFDLEFSRELARHGWIGMTWPRRVGGAERSNVDRLVVTEELLRAGAPVAAHWIGDRQIGPSILRHGTPELQREILPGIASGDHVLCLGMSEPEAGSDLAAVRTTARPTAGGWRVDGRKIWTSHAHRATHSYLLARTERTERKHDGLTEFLVDMDSPGITVTPIVDMAGSHHFNEVVFEDVFVPAGRVIGVAGQGWRQVTEQLAHERGGPERVLSTYPVLAGLLTANAEWDEGLLVELGELVARLGTLRAMCVRVAEALDTGTSPIREAATLKYLGTEFERDVLEFARGAAVPGVLAPDDPLGEAILAAPGFSIRGGSSEVLLSILAKQEAL, from the coding sequence ATGACCGAACGCACCGAACTGCGCCGTCAGGTGCGCGACCTGTGCCGCAGCCGGCGGGACGAGGGACGTTACCGGCCGCGCGCGGACGCGTGGTTGCGCTCGTTCGACCTGGAATTCTCCCGAGAGCTGGCCCGGCACGGCTGGATCGGCATGACGTGGCCGCGCCGCGTCGGCGGCGCCGAGCGGTCCAATGTGGACCGATTGGTCGTCACCGAGGAGCTGCTGCGGGCCGGGGCACCGGTCGCGGCGCACTGGATCGGTGACCGCCAGATCGGCCCGTCGATCCTGCGGCACGGGACGCCCGAGCTGCAGCGGGAGATCCTGCCCGGCATCGCCTCCGGCGATCACGTGCTCTGCCTGGGCATGAGCGAACCCGAGGCCGGTTCCGACCTCGCCGCCGTGCGCACCACCGCCCGGCCCACCGCGGGCGGCTGGCGGGTCGACGGCCGCAAGATCTGGACGAGCCACGCGCACCGCGCCACGCACTCCTACCTGCTCGCGCGCACGGAGCGCACCGAGCGCAAGCACGACGGCCTCACCGAGTTCCTGGTGGACATGGACTCACCGGGCATCACCGTCACGCCGATCGTGGACATGGCGGGTTCGCACCACTTCAACGAGGTGGTGTTCGAGGACGTGTTCGTGCCCGCCGGCCGGGTCATCGGCGTGGCGGGCCAGGGCTGGCGGCAGGTCACCGAGCAGCTCGCCCACGAGCGCGGCGGGCCGGAGCGGGTGCTCTCGACGTATCCGGTGCTCGCCGGGCTGCTCACCGCGAATGCCGAGTGGGACGAGGGCCTGCTGGTGGAGCTCGGCGAGCTCGTCGCCCGGCTGGGCACGCTGCGGGCGATGTGCGTGCGAGTCGCCGAAGCGCTCGACACCGGCACCTCGCCGATCCGGGAGGCCGCGACGCTCAAGTACCTGGGCACCGAGTTCGAACGCGACGTGCTCGAATTCGCGCGCGGCGCGGCGGTTCCCGGGGTGCTCGCACCGGACGACCCGCTGGGCGAGGCGATCCTCGCCGCGCCGGGGTTCAGCATCCGCGGCGGCTCCTCCGAGGTGCTGCTGTCCATCCTCGCCAAGCAGGAGGCGCTGTGA
- a CDS encoding acyl-CoA dehydrogenase family protein, whose product MTEPTGSGAAAEAASLGEFSRRAGEFLDSAIPANWSELEPAELIPVAREFQAALYDAGFAGITWPAEYGGQGATAAHEQAFREQAAGHDLPTGPFVIGLGMCGPTLVDLGTDRQRERYVRPLLRGEEIWCQLFSEPDAGSDVASLRTKAVRDGEDWIVTGQKVWTSGARHADFGALLARTDPDVPKHAGLTMFIVDMRAPGVAVRPLRDMTGRSPFNEVHFDQVRLPADAVLGEVGAGWRAAVTMLGHERVSLGGATRRRDEPLGAANLARLARENGTAAVPQVRAELAGLHAAERALELFSVRLRQEAESGTPPGARGSVGKLGGAMLLWQALHAAGEIAGTDAVAWEPGDEAAEELAVAINAVPASSIAGGTNNVQRNIIGERILGLPKEPQVDRDVPFRDLRVGTQRETT is encoded by the coding sequence ATGACGGAGCCGACCGGATCCGGCGCGGCGGCCGAGGCCGCTTCGCTCGGCGAATTCTCCCGGAGGGCCGGGGAATTCCTGGACTCGGCGATACCCGCGAACTGGTCGGAGCTGGAGCCGGCCGAGCTGATCCCGGTCGCGCGGGAATTCCAGGCCGCGCTCTACGATGCCGGTTTCGCCGGCATCACCTGGCCCGCCGAGTACGGCGGCCAAGGCGCCACCGCCGCCCACGAGCAGGCGTTCCGGGAGCAGGCCGCCGGGCACGACCTGCCGACCGGGCCGTTCGTGATCGGCCTCGGGATGTGCGGGCCGACGCTGGTCGACCTCGGCACCGACCGGCAGCGGGAGCGCTACGTCCGGCCGCTGCTGCGCGGTGAGGAGATCTGGTGCCAGTTGTTCTCCGAACCCGACGCCGGATCGGACGTGGCGAGCCTGCGGACGAAGGCCGTGCGCGACGGCGAGGACTGGATCGTCACGGGCCAGAAGGTGTGGACCTCCGGCGCGCGGCACGCCGACTTCGGCGCGCTGCTGGCCCGCACCGACCCGGACGTGCCCAAGCACGCGGGCTTGACGATGTTCATCGTGGACATGCGCGCCCCGGGCGTCGCGGTGCGCCCGTTGCGGGACATGACCGGCCGGAGCCCGTTCAACGAGGTGCACTTCGACCAGGTGCGGCTGCCCGCGGACGCGGTGCTCGGCGAGGTCGGCGCGGGCTGGCGCGCGGCGGTGACGATGCTCGGCCACGAGCGGGTCTCGCTGGGCGGCGCCACCCGGCGCCGCGACGAGCCGCTGGGTGCGGCGAACCTGGCGCGGCTGGCGCGTGAGAACGGCACCGCGGCCGTCCCGCAGGTGCGCGCCGAACTCGCCGGTCTGCACGCGGCGGAGCGGGCGCTGGAGCTGTTCAGCGTCCGGCTGCGCCAGGAAGCGGAGTCCGGGACCCCACCCGGCGCGCGCGGCTCGGTGGGCAAGCTCGGCGGCGCCATGCTGCTGTGGCAGGCCCTGCACGCCGCCGGGGAGATCGCCGGTACCGACGCGGTGGCCTGGGAACCCGGTGACGAGGCGGCGGAGGAACTGGCGGTGGCGATCAACGCGGTGCCCGCCTCCAGCATCGCCGGTGGCACGAACAACGTGCAGCGCAACATCATCGGCGAGCGGATCCTCGGCCTGCCCAAGGAACCCCAGGTCGATCGGGACGTGCCGTTCCGCGACCTCCGCGTCGGCACGCAACGCGAAACCACCTGA
- a CDS encoding acetate--CoA ligase family protein has protein sequence MEPLLNPAAVAVVGASERKPMAARLTRFLIDDGFTGAIHPVNPRYEQVHGLPCYPALDRLPGPVDLVLIMVPAGQVAEAVAESARAGARLAIVLSSGFAEVGPDGAALQRELADTARRCGIRVLGPNCQGLLYRPAALTATFSSGAGLPSAPPAETGGIAYVGQSGALGGSVLGMAADRGVGLTAWISVGNQADLTATEATALLLEDPAIRVLACYLEQLPDGAEWTRLTGRAAELGKHLVVLRSGRSAAGQRAVASHTGALVRSGAAFDLVAERSGAVLVDDVDELLDTAIALGGPRPSDGRIGVVTSSGGAGGLAADQAEPTGLRLPELDQSTQDSLAPLIPPFGSVANPVDVTAQVINDASALGQVCETVAADDAVDAVLVLLTTLGGRTAEQIAESILRASRACAKPYVVAWQYSHAEIAAPAGRLRRAGIPVVSTSSAAITLLSRLLPRHRPTVAPIAPPGSAAHPPTGTLTEAAGARLLDALGVVRPRGALATDAAQAEAAARDLRGELVLKVQSPDVAHKTEVGGVLLGVPVAEAGAAADRLLRAVRTAAPHARIDGVLVQELAPPGVELLVGAQGGRDGYPPVLTVGFGGVTAELYADVVTALAPVDVAGAERMLRALRGAPLLTGFRGSPPVDLRAAAAAIAALSQAAAVWGDRFAELEINPLIVHTEGATAVDLLLTGTPKDRG, from the coding sequence GTGGAACCTCTGCTGAACCCCGCTGCGGTGGCGGTCGTCGGAGCCTCCGAGCGCAAACCGATGGCCGCCAGGCTGACCCGGTTCCTGATCGACGACGGCTTCACCGGCGCGATCCACCCGGTGAACCCGCGATACGAGCAGGTGCACGGCCTGCCCTGCTACCCGGCGCTGGACCGATTACCCGGCCCGGTCGACCTGGTGCTGATCATGGTGCCCGCCGGCCAGGTGGCCGAGGCCGTCGCCGAGTCCGCGCGGGCCGGCGCCCGGCTGGCGATCGTGCTGTCCTCCGGGTTCGCCGAGGTCGGCCCGGACGGCGCCGCGCTCCAGCGGGAGCTGGCGGACACGGCGCGGCGGTGCGGAATCCGCGTCCTCGGGCCCAACTGCCAGGGACTGCTCTACCGGCCCGCCGCGTTGACCGCGACGTTCAGCTCCGGCGCGGGCCTCCCCTCCGCGCCACCCGCCGAGACCGGCGGCATCGCCTACGTCGGCCAGAGCGGAGCGCTCGGCGGCAGCGTGCTGGGCATGGCGGCCGACCGGGGCGTCGGGCTCACCGCGTGGATCTCCGTCGGCAACCAGGCCGACCTCACCGCGACCGAGGCGACCGCGCTGCTGCTGGAGGACCCGGCGATCCGGGTGCTGGCCTGCTACCTGGAGCAGTTGCCGGACGGAGCGGAGTGGACCCGGTTGACCGGCCGGGCCGCCGAGCTGGGCAAGCACCTGGTGGTGCTGCGCTCCGGGCGTTCGGCAGCGGGGCAGCGCGCCGTCGCCTCGCACACCGGGGCGCTGGTCCGCTCCGGCGCGGCGTTCGACCTCGTCGCGGAACGCTCCGGGGCGGTGCTGGTGGACGACGTCGACGAGCTGCTGGACACGGCGATCGCGCTCGGCGGCCCGCGCCCGTCGGACGGACGGATCGGGGTCGTCACCAGCTCCGGCGGCGCCGGTGGTCTCGCCGCCGACCAGGCCGAGCCCACCGGCCTGCGGCTGCCGGAGCTCGATCAGTCCACACAGGACTCCCTCGCGCCGCTGATCCCGCCGTTCGGCAGCGTGGCGAACCCCGTGGACGTGACGGCGCAGGTGATCAACGACGCGAGCGCCCTCGGACAGGTCTGCGAGACCGTGGCCGCCGATGACGCGGTGGACGCCGTGCTGGTGCTGCTGACGACGCTCGGCGGACGCACCGCGGAGCAGATCGCCGAGTCGATCCTGCGGGCCTCCCGCGCCTGCGCCAAGCCGTACGTTGTGGCGTGGCAGTACTCGCACGCCGAGATCGCGGCACCTGCCGGGCGGTTGCGGCGAGCGGGGATTCCCGTCGTCTCGACGAGCAGCGCGGCGATCACCCTGCTCTCGCGGCTGCTGCCGCGCCACCGCCCCACCGTCGCCCCGATCGCCCCGCCGGGCTCAGCGGCGCACCCGCCCACCGGCACGCTCACCGAAGCCGCCGGTGCGCGGCTGCTCGACGCGCTCGGCGTGGTCCGGCCGCGCGGCGCGCTCGCCACCGACGCGGCTCAAGCCGAGGCAGCCGCCCGCGATCTGCGCGGCGAACTGGTGCTCAAGGTCCAATCACCCGACGTGGCGCACAAGACCGAGGTGGGCGGAGTCCTGCTCGGAGTGCCCGTCGCCGAAGCCGGTGCCGCCGCCGACCGCCTGCTGCGCGCGGTCCGGACCGCGGCGCCGCACGCCCGGATCGACGGGGTGTTGGTGCAGGAACTCGCGCCACCCGGCGTGGAACTGCTGGTCGGCGCACAAGGCGGCCGCGACGGCTACCCGCCGGTGCTCACCGTCGGCTTCGGTGGTGTCACCGCCGAGCTCTACGCCGACGTGGTCACCGCGCTCGCGCCGGTCGACGTGGCGGGTGCCGAGCGGATGCTGCGCGCGTTGCGCGGGGCTCCGCTGCTCACCGGCTTCCGGGGTAGCCCGCCCGTCGACCTGCGGGCGGCGGCGGCGGCGATCGCGGCGCTCTCGCAGGCCGCGGCCGTGTGGGGCGACCGCTTCGCCGAATTGGAGATCAACCCGCTGATCGTGCACACCGAGGGCGCCACCGCGGTGGACCTGCTGCTCACCGGCACGCCGAAGGACCGCGGATGA
- a CDS encoding class I adenylate-forming enzyme family protein produces the protein MLDRERLLAEFTGPGGEFELVPREVRGIPMRIYATGPQTLRDVLLSTAVHGDADYLVFGEQRWTFTEHLRVATGLAATLLTDFGLSQGDRVAIAMRNYPEWAPIFWAVQAAGLVAVPLNAWWTGPELRFALEDSGARVLFADAERVGRLAPDFGELDVVQVRGDSPQEGVRCWDELLTGLDPDAALPDVVVDPDDDATIMYTSGTTGRPKGAVASHRNHCTNLWNMALGRRLLQAAAGVEPDPDTRPSVLLTFPIFHIAGLSGLCSTTLAGGKLATMYRWEPDEAIRLVREERVNTIAGVPTVLRELVRHAEGDLSTVEAVNMGGAPIPPDLVGLVHTSFTANVAPGNGYGLTETTSAVVNNGGPEYVAHPDSVGRCVPGADLRVVDPATEEDVPAGEIGELWFRGPNVVRGYWNDPTATAAAFVDGWFRTGDLGYVTDGLVRVVDRLKDIVIRGGENVYCAEVEAALFEHPDVADAAVVGVPHQDLGEQVAAIVQVRDGADLDPDDLRRHVAQRLAAFKVPDQVSLRTGEIPRTSTGKVLKRDLRRELTP, from the coding sequence ATGCTGGATCGGGAACGTCTGCTGGCGGAGTTCACCGGGCCGGGCGGGGAGTTCGAACTGGTTCCGCGCGAGGTGCGCGGCATCCCGATGCGGATCTACGCCACCGGCCCGCAGACCTTGCGCGACGTGCTGCTCAGCACCGCGGTGCACGGCGACGCCGACTACCTCGTGTTCGGCGAGCAGCGGTGGACGTTCACCGAGCACCTGCGGGTCGCGACCGGGCTGGCGGCGACCTTGCTGACCGATTTCGGGCTCAGCCAAGGGGATCGGGTCGCGATCGCCATGCGCAACTACCCGGAGTGGGCGCCGATCTTCTGGGCGGTGCAGGCCGCCGGGCTCGTGGCGGTACCGCTCAACGCGTGGTGGACCGGGCCGGAACTGCGCTTCGCGCTGGAGGACTCCGGTGCGCGGGTGCTGTTCGCGGACGCCGAGCGTGTCGGCAGGCTCGCACCGGACTTCGGCGAACTCGACGTCGTGCAGGTCCGCGGCGACAGCCCGCAGGAAGGCGTGCGCTGCTGGGACGAACTGCTCACCGGGCTGGACCCGGACGCGGCGCTGCCGGACGTGGTCGTCGATCCGGACGACGACGCCACCATCATGTACACCTCCGGCACCACGGGACGACCGAAGGGCGCCGTGGCCAGCCACCGCAACCACTGCACGAACCTGTGGAACATGGCGTTGGGGCGGCGGCTGCTGCAGGCCGCGGCGGGCGTGGAACCCGACCCGGACACCCGACCTTCGGTGCTGCTCACGTTCCCGATCTTCCACATCGCGGGCCTGTCCGGGTTGTGCTCGACGACGTTGGCGGGCGGGAAGCTGGCGACGATGTACCGCTGGGAACCGGACGAGGCGATCCGCCTGGTGCGCGAGGAACGGGTCAACACCATCGCCGGAGTGCCCACCGTGCTGCGCGAACTCGTCCGCCACGCCGAGGGCGATCTGTCCACTGTGGAAGCGGTGAACATGGGCGGTGCGCCGATCCCGCCGGACCTGGTCGGGCTGGTGCACACCTCGTTCACCGCGAACGTCGCGCCCGGCAACGGCTACGGGCTCACCGAGACCACGTCGGCCGTCGTGAACAACGGCGGCCCCGAGTACGTCGCCCACCCCGACAGCGTGGGCCGCTGCGTGCCCGGCGCCGACCTGCGCGTCGTCGACCCCGCGACGGAGGAGGACGTGCCAGCGGGGGAGATCGGTGAGCTCTGGTTCCGCGGCCCCAACGTCGTGCGCGGCTACTGGAACGACCCGACGGCCACCGCGGCGGCGTTCGTCGACGGCTGGTTCCGCACCGGCGACCTCGGCTACGTCACCGACGGGCTTGTGCGGGTGGTGGACCGGCTCAAGGACATCGTGATCCGCGGCGGCGAGAACGTCTACTGCGCCGAAGTGGAGGCCGCGCTGTTCGAGCACCCGGACGTCGCCGACGCGGCCGTGGTCGGCGTGCCGCACCAGGACCTCGGCGAGCAGGTCGCCGCGATCGTGCAGGTCCGCGACGGCGCCGACCTCGATCCCGACGACCTGCGCCGGCACGTCGCGCAACGTTTGGCCGCGTTCAAGGTCCCGGACCAGGTCTCGCTGCGGACCGGCGAGATCCCCCGCACCAGCACCGGAAAAGTCCTCAAACGAGACCTCCGCCGCGAACTGACCCCCTGA
- a CDS encoding acyl-CoA dehydrogenase family protein: protein MNDALLAEVAADVLGSATPQDAGDRLPEVWATMAELEWPLVSIPESSGGAGGRLADLLALVGAVAEHGLSAPLAEAALARWAVAAAGRPDLPGLVLPAWEDDTGVPRGAAWARHARNLVVWPRTGAPYLADLATARVFCGTNLAAEPRDTVVVGADARTPLPDAPSRSASVDRAALLNAAAISGAARGAHEITRLHVTRREQFGRPLIALKAVAQSLAGMRAELVSAQAALDRACAAHTDDPTRARPATAAAKIRAARAATSIARGAHQLHGAMGVTREHSLHHVTRKLWAWRDEHGTERAWSTWLGRTTATATEDELWDHLTG from the coding sequence GTGAACGACGCGCTGCTCGCGGAGGTCGCCGCCGACGTGCTCGGCTCCGCCACCCCGCAGGACGCCGGTGATCGACTGCCCGAGGTGTGGGCGACGATGGCCGAACTGGAGTGGCCGCTGGTGTCGATCCCGGAGAGCTCCGGCGGCGCGGGCGGGCGCCTCGCGGACCTGCTGGCGCTGGTCGGCGCGGTGGCCGAGCACGGGCTGAGCGCGCCGCTGGCGGAGGCCGCGCTCGCCCGCTGGGCGGTGGCCGCCGCCGGGCGCCCGGACCTGCCGGGGCTGGTGCTGCCCGCGTGGGAGGACGACACCGGCGTGCCGCGCGGCGCCGCCTGGGCGCGGCACGCGCGGAACCTGGTCGTGTGGCCGCGCACCGGTGCGCCGTACCTGGCCGACCTGGCCACCGCGCGCGTCTTCTGCGGCACGAACCTCGCCGCGGAACCGAGGGACACCGTCGTGGTGGGCGCCGACGCCCGCACCCCGCTGCCGGACGCACCCTCCCGTTCAGCGTCGGTGGACCGCGCCGCGCTGCTCAACGCCGCCGCGATCAGCGGGGCGGCGCGGGGAGCGCACGAGATCACCCGCCTGCACGTGACGCGGCGCGAGCAGTTCGGCCGCCCGCTGATCGCGCTGAAGGCGGTCGCGCAGTCGCTCGCCGGGATGCGCGCCGAGCTCGTGTCCGCCCAGGCGGCGCTGGACCGGGCCTGCGCCGCCCACACCGACGATCCGACCCGAGCACGCCCCGCGACCGCGGCGGCGAAGATCCGCGCGGCGCGGGCGGCGACCTCGATCGCGCGCGGCGCGCACCAGCTGCACGGCGCGATGGGCGTGACCCGGGAGCACTCGCTGCACCACGTCACCCGCAAGCTGTGGGCCTGGCGCGACGAGCACGGCACGGAACGCGCCTGGTCCACCTGGCTCGGCCGCACAACCGCCACCGCAACCGAAGACGAACTGTGGGACCACCTCACCGGCTGA